One genomic segment of Plasmodium cynomolgi strain B DNA, chromosome 14, whole genome shotgun sequence includes these proteins:
- a CDS encoding importin-beta 2 (putative) — MEASNIAQVLYATVDPNINIRSEAESKLKHAKETNFVQYINQLSNEFCRTQNDPYLRQIAGLLIKNAFASKDNYENEEKARTWVNFPEDIKNELKNSMLHLLSQQGEKVVIGTACQIISLIAKIELSHNKSSELLHKLVNNIIEKNAYTKKSSTVCLAYLTEDIADICNESKSKYVFTQPDLDLILTAIINSLCEPGEEEAIHCASMKVLYNLMSFIDQNFKTQVERDIIMKTVIDGCKDSERSTVQIAAYECLINIVSYFYSYLDAYMYAIGPLTWVAIESDNERIAISAIEFWNTVCEEETFIDQYELQEGKKNHNIVKQAMVFLLPKIFNAMITQESEDIDIDAWTLSMASATFLALSAQLLKNDIVEPVISFVEENFIHEDWRRRDAAVLAYGSIMEGPDTEKLKPLVEESVGQLSEVLRDPSVAVRDTAAWTIGKITTYHSEIIYNVLGNYNDSNSLYGILLERLNDYPRVAANVCWVFNQLAANKRSSYNKMTNSCTTELDDSFCVLCKKLIDVTSREDADTRNLREAAFNALNVVIDNVSDNCLKYMIELLSHMMYLLTNTYLNPLTEEVKSLQGYYCGTMQFIINRLGNQCKPFLKPIYLSIFRLFEIRTDICEDALLACSAIINVMGEDFREHLKTFLNVIFKGLRNVSETSTCRICIEMISDICIPWTFEFEKEMELILECLWDALKTFGVHDSIKISILTVLETSKITITSGPPESDDWLNYVFELRDAILLTYSNIIYALIDGNEIIKLKVYITNILDLIELILIKEINHFNAQNFQNAVSLLGDLVHAYGYELIENSKLTDLIISVYGKIDILSSQGDEKCESCVSKIKWLKRICNARLGQK, encoded by the exons ATGGAGGCAAGTAACATCGCGCAAGTGCTGTATGCAACAGTAGATCCCAACATAAATATCCGTTCAGAAGCAGAGTCCAAGTTAAAGCACGCAAAGGAAACGAACTTTGTCCAGTACATAAATCAGTTATCAAACGAATTCTGCAGAACGCAGAATGACCCCTACTTGAGGCAAATCGCGGGAttactaataaaaaatgcatttgcGTCTAAGGACaattatgaaaatgaagagaaagcAAGGACATGGGTTAACTTCCCagaagacataaaaaatgagttaaAGAATTCAATGTTACATTTATTAAGTCAGCAAGGGGAAAAGGTAGTCATAGGGACAGCATGTCAAATAATATCTTTGATAGCCAAAATAGAACTCTCTCACAATAAATCCTCCGAATTGCTTCACAAACTAGTCAACAATATTATagagaaaaatgcatacaCGAAAAAATCATCCACTGTATGCTTAGCCTACTTAACAGAAGATATAGCAGATATATGTAATGAGAGTAAATCAAAGTATGTTTTTACTCAACCCGATTTGGATTTAATTTTAACAGCTATTATAAACTCGCTATGTGAAccaggggaggaagaagctaTACACTGTGCTAGTATGAAAGTGCTCTACAATTTGATGTCATTTATTGACCAGAATTTTAAGACCCAAGTCGAAAGGGACATAATCATGAAAACTGTTATCGATGGGTGTAAAGATAGTGAGAGATCTACCGTACAGATAGCAGCATATGAATGCCTAATCAACATTGTCAGTTATTTTTACTCGTATTTagatgcatatatgtatgctaTAGGGCCCCTAACATGGGTAGCTATCGAGTCAGACAACGAAAGGATAGCCATCAGTGCCATCGAATTTTGGAATACAGTTTGTGAAGAAGAAACTTTTATAGATCAATACGAATTacaagaagggaaaaaaaaccataatATAGTAAAACAGGCAATGGTGTTCCTTTtgccaaaaatatttaacgCTATGATAACTCAAGAGAGTGAAGACATAGATATCGATGCCTGGACATTATCCATGGCATCTGCAACATTTCTAGCCTTGAGTGCACAGttactaaaaaatgatatagtAGAACCTGTTATTTCATTtgtagaagaaaattttatacatgAGGATTGGCGAAGGAGAGATGCTGCTGTTCTGGCATATGGATCCATTATGGAAGGTCCAGATACGGAGAAATTAAAACCGCTAGTAGAAGAATCGGTGGGACAACTCTCCGAAGTTTTGAGAGATCCATCCGTTGCGGTGAGAGATACAGCAGCCTGGACTATAGGAAAGATAACCACCTATCATTcggaaattatttataacgTGTTAGGTAATTACAATGATAGCAATTCGCTGTATGGGATATTGTTGGAGAGGTTAAACGATTATCCTAGAGTAGCGGCAAACGTGTGTTGGGTTTTTAATCAACTCGCTGCTAATAAGAGAAGCTCATACAACAAAATGACGAATAGTTGTACGACCGAATTGGATGACTCCTTCTGTGtgttatgcaaaaaattgatcgATGTGACATCTAGGGAAGATGCAGACACGAGAAATTTGAGAGAAGCTGCTTTCAATGCACTCAATGTAGTTATAGATAACGTATCAGATAATTGtctaaaatatatgatagaGTTACTGTCCCATATGATGTACCTCTTAACGAACACTTATTTGAATCCACTAACGGAGGAGGTAAAATCTTTGCAAGGCTACTACTGCGGTACCATGCAGTTCATCATTAACAGGTTAGGAAATCAGTGTAAGCCTTTTTTAAAGCCAATATATTTAAGCATATTTAGACTATTCGAAATTAGAACGGACATATGTGAAGATGCGTTACTTGCATGCAGTGCAATAATAAACGTAATGGGAGAAGACTTTAGGGAACACCTAAAAACGTTCCttaatgtcatttttaaagGTTTAAGAAACGTATCAGAAACGTCTACGTGCAGAATATGCATCGAAATGATTTCCGATATTTGTATCCCCTGGACTTTTGAATTTGAGAAAGAAATGGAGTTAATTTTGGAATGCCTATGGGACGCATTAAAAACGTTTGGTGTGCATGACTCAATAAAAATTAGCATCCTAACTGTGTTAG AAACCTCCAAAATAACTATCACCTCGGGGCCACCAGAAAGTGATGATTGGCTTAACTACGTATTCGAGCTCAGAGATGCCATTCTCCTAACATATAGTAATATCATTTATGCACTAATTGATGGAAATGAAATTATCAAGCTAAAAGTTTACATCACAAATATTCTAGACCTAATTGAGTTGATATTAATCAAAGAAATTAATCACTTCAATGCTcagaattttcaaaatgctGTTTCTCTTTTAGGAGATTTAGTACATGCATATGGCTATGAATTAATCGAAAATTCAAAACTCACTGATTTGATCATATCAGTTTATGGGAAAATTGATATTTTGTCAAGTCAAGGTGATGAGAAATGTGAGTCCTGCGTTTCGAAAATTAAGTGGCTTAAGAGGATATGTAATGCGCGGTTGGGGCAGAAATGA
- a CDS encoding RAP protein (putative) translates to MSLLRKGRLIPSGARYIRTGKFKDPISYKQVVSEKKEERKKELENIRGNQIKLLELLHLDNLKTPQPKKWTKRKAQNGDYASGKGGGKGTPTNGGTHGGLSEKKKDTASGTYYRDTFTNRLKKKALLRRVMDKEGKLKEAQTEDSSQERKRVLTNGRKINCQDNQRSGSLTHAQLHDSISNIIVEKKTTLKKKIHLMNFSVTNSYVSKKYHIQVKKDPCENQFSISELKSIDLFDELEMSNGNRDASDVGTSGVFSHASRGGQAEEMTETHDSHIPSQSQQNKQKIMKKIYKASINHVRDENLWKKYVQNTFIISGYLDASDIVILFWCFGKIGYRDNRLMNLLCSILLKKINDLTPCALALLLNSFKKLEMKKYDTMELLTNQFCMHIQRWTSQDIALVANSLAFFYIYHKVFWKKCILKLQNGYYFSQPLHLCLIISALARLDIREGNVLLSLSKGAKKYAKEFSPNNLALVIHSFAKLKFCHPKFYNYLYQFVHTYLDRQLFMGGSHRIGSLKNVSQMGDNQLSEMEKGGSMSESAQKIALGNSHVEEINHFDESLAGEYPHVETTPNCDAVATMWNSQDGEEVPLGSLPPGGGHEEDAHHEVRSGSGSGSSGGSSGGGDSSRDTPLKGNEQKGHFDLQSLVLLLFSCTCLITCTEKMILKLTYLILPLKDHLGSHKVEKLKYVSEYIQYTYPETFAKFPKEIKMFYYYIDTYEIKKKKVKYGARWINELSKILAKINVSHFKNIYINHICADIMLPDSQVIIMCLGPYSYYVNSLNKNCENEPNQQSYTSDEDDEVIDFIKKGISVNDGNEEDSDRDQIEIEEIKKFLEAEKL, encoded by the exons tccatttggatAATCTAAAAACGCCGCAACCGAAGAAGTGgacgaaaagaaaagcacaaaatggggattACGCAAGTGGGAAGGGGGGTGGGAAAGGTACACCCACAAATGGGGGCACACATGGGGGGctaagcgaaaaaaaaaaagacacagCATCGGGCACGTACTACCGTGATACTTTCACAAACaggcttaaaaaaaaggcactccTTAGACGAGTTATGGACAAAGAAGGCAAGTTGAAGGAAGCCCAAACGGAGGACTCCTCTCAGGAAAGAAAGAGAGTCCTCACCAacgggagaaaaataaattgtcaAGATAACCAACGTAGTGGTAGTCTAACACATGCACAGCTTCACGACAGCATTAGCAACATTattgtggagaaaaaaacgacgctcaagaaaaaaatccaccTGATGAATTTTTCCGTCACAAACAGTTACGTAAGTAAGAAGTATCACATACAAGTGAAAAAAGACCCCTGTGAAAATCAATTTAGCATATCAGAACTGAAATCGATTGATCTTTTTGATGAACTGGAAATGAGTAACGGTAATAGGGATGCATCAGACGTGGGCACTTCGGGTGTATTTTCCCACGCGAGCAGAGGGGGCCAAGCAGAGGAAATGACAGAAACACATGATTCACACATACCTAGTCAAAGCCAACAAAATAAGCAGAAGATTATGAAAAAGATCTACAAGGCGTCAATAAATCATGTGCGGGATGAAAACCTGTGGAAGAAATACGTCCAAAATACATTCATCATATCGGGGTACCTAGACGCAAGTGACATAGTAATCCTATTTTGGTGCTTTGGAAAAATAGGCTACAGAGATAATAGGCTAATGAATTTGCTATGCTCTATACtactgaagaaaataaatgacCTGACCCCATGCGCTTTAGCGTTATTACTAAAcagctttaaaaaattagaaatgaagaaatatgaCACTATGGAATTATTAACTAATCAGTTTTGTATGCATATCCAAAGGTGGACCTCCCAAGATATAGCTCTAGTTGCTAACtctttagcttttttttacatatatcataaagtattttggaaaaaatgcattttgaAACTGCAAAATGGGTATTACTTTTCTCAGCCTTTACATTTATGCCTGATCATATCAGCATTGGCCAGATTGGACATCAGAGAGGGTAACGTTTTATTATCCCTAAGTAAAGGGGCAAAGAAATATGCAAAAGAATTCAGCCCTAATAACCTAGCTCTTGTTATTCATTCCTTCGCCAAGTTGAAGTTTTGTCAtccaaaattttacaattactTGTATCAGTTTGTTCATACATATTTAGACAGGCAGCTTTTCATGGGTGGATCTCACAGAATTGGctccttaaaaaatgtatcccAAATGGGGGACAACCAACTCagtgaaatggaaaaaggggggagtaTGTCGGAGAGTGCGCAAAAGATTGCACTTGGAAATTCACACGTAGAAGAAATAAACCACTTTGATGAGTCCCTTGCTGGAGAGTACCCCCATGTGGAGACCACACCAAACTGCGACGCTGTGGCTACTATGTGGAATTCGCAAGACGGGGAGGAAGTGCCCCTTGGTTCTCTTCCCCCAGGGGGGGGGCATGAAGAAGACGCTCACCACGAGGTCAGAAGTGGTAGCGGCAGTGGTAGCAGCGGCGGTAGCAGCGGCGGAGGCGACAGTTCGCGGGACACCCCGCTCAAGGGGAACGAGCAAAAGGGACACTTCGACCTGCAGTCACTCGTACTTTTACTGTTCTCGTGCACGTGCCTAATCACCTGCACGGAAAAAATGATCCTGAAGCTGACCTATCTGATCCTACCTCTAAAGGATCACTTGGGCAGtcacaaagtggaaaaactGAAATATGTAAGTGAGTATATACAGTATACCTACCCAGaaacatttgcaaaattccccaaagaaataaaaatgttttattacTACATTGATACatatgaaattaaaaaaaaaaaagtcaaataTGGAGCAAGGTGGATTAATGAATTATCCAAAATTctagcaaaaataaatgtaagccatttcaaaaatatttacatcaATCATATATGTGCAGATATAATGCTACCCGACTCTCAGGTTATTATCATGTGTTTAGGACCATATAGCTATTACGTAAATTCGTTG AACAAAAATTGCGAGAACGAGCCAAATCAGCAAAGTTACACTTCTGATGAGGACGACGAAGTTATcgatttcataaaaaagggaatcaGCGTCAATGATGGGAATGAAGAAGACTCAGACAGGGACCAAATCGAAATAGAGGAgataaagaaatttttggaaGCTGAGAAATTATGA